One region of Zingiber officinale cultivar Zhangliang chromosome 7B, Zo_v1.1, whole genome shotgun sequence genomic DNA includes:
- the LOC122003820 gene encoding profilin-7: MSWQTYVDEHLMCEIEGHHLTAAAIMGLDGSIWAQSASFPQLKPDEISNIVKDFDEPGTLAPTGLFIATAKYMVIQGEPGAVIRGKKGTGGITIKKTNQALIFGLYDEPMTPGQCNLVVERLGDYLNDQGL, encoded by the exons atGTCGTGGCAAACTTACGTCGATGAGCACTTGATGTGCGAGATCGAGGGTCACCATCTCACGGCGGCCGCGATCATGGGCCTAGATGGTAGCATTTGGGCACAGAGTGCTTCCTTCCCTCAG ttAAAGCCAGATGAGATCTCCAACATAGTGAAAGACTTCGACGAGCCTGGAACCTTAGCCCCGACCGGATTATTCATCGCAACCGCAAAGTACATGGTCATTCAGGGCGAGCCCGGAGCCGTCATTCGCGGGAAGAAG GGAACGGGAGGAATCACTATCAAGAAGACTAACCAAGCACTGATTTTCGGCCTCTACGATGAACCGATGACTCCGGGCCAGTGCAACCTGGTCGTCGAGAGGCTCGGTGATTACCTCAACGATCAAGGCCTGTAG
- the LOC122005998 gene encoding ATP-dependent 6-phosphofructokinase 6-like, protein MSSGGGEPQEPQSPTGRRIRDFEFRNSLPRVRSASFSSAAPETVAKSSAASSTSRFGSDAQATVKIVKGEFGYVLEDVPHLTDYLPDLPTYPNPLQDNPAYSVVKQYFVDDDDTVPKKVVVQKDNPRGLHFRRGGPRQKVYFQTDDVHACIVTCGGLCPGLNTVIREIVCGLSHMYGVNKISGIEGGYRGFYARNTIHLTPKSVNDIHKRGGTILGTSRGGHDTCKIVDNIQDRGINQVYIIGGDGTQKGAAAIFEEIRRRGLKVAVAGIPKTIDNDIAVIDKSFGFDTAVEEAQRAINAAHVEAGSVHNGIGIVKLMGRYSGFIAMYATLASRDVDCCLIPESPFYLEGPGGLYEYMEKRLKENGHMVIVVAEGAGQDLIEESMKAMNHQDASGNKLLLDVGLWLSQGIKNYFASSTKTEINLKYIDPTYMIRAIPSNASDNVYCTLLAHSAVHGAMAGYTGFTAGLVNGRHTYIPFERVTETRNKVVITDRMWARLLSSTNQPSFLSSKDVEEANTAEVQVKQTEEQPKKTEDEEKVTGNGSI, encoded by the exons ATGAGTTCGGGGGGCGGAGAGCCACAGGAGCCGCAATCGCCCACCGGCCGCCGGATCCGCGACTTCGAGTTCCGCAACTCACTCCCCCGCGTCCGCAGCGCCTCCTTCTCCTCTGCCGCGCCAGAAACCGTTGCAAAATCGTCCGCCGCTTCGTCCACTTCCAGGTTCGGGAGCGATGCCCAGGCCACCGTCAAGATCGTCAAGGGCGAATTCGGATACGTCCTCGAGGACGTGCCCCACTTGACGGACTACCTCCCTGACCTACCC ACATATCCAAATCCACTCCAAGACAATCCTGCTTATTCAGTCGTCAA GCAGTattttgttgatgatgatgacaCTGTTCCAAAGAAG GTTGTCGTTCAAAAAGACAACCCAAGGGGACTCCACTTTCGACGCGGTGGACCACGCCAAAAG GTGTACTTTCAAACAGATGATGTCCATGCCTGCATTGTGACTTGTGGAGGTCTGTGCCCTGGGCTCAACACTGTAATTCGGGAAATTGTATGTGGTTTGTCCCACATGTATGGTGTCAACAAAATTAGTGGTATCGAG GGTGGATATAGGGGATTCTATGCTCGCAACACCATACATTTGACACCGAAGAGTGTGAATGATATTCATAAACGTGGTGGCACTATTCTTGGAACATCACGAGGAGGTCATGACACTTGTAAGATAGTGGACAACATCCAGGATCGTGGGATTAATCAG GTTTACATCATAGGAGGTGATGGAACCCAAAAGGGTGCAGCTGCTATTTTTGAG GAAATTCGTAGGCGTGGTCTCAAAGTTGCTGTTGCAGGGATTCCTAAGACAATAGATAATGACATTGCG GTTATTGACAAGTCCTTTGGTTTTGATACTGCTGTTGAAGAAGCCCAACGTGCAATTAATGCTGCACATGTAGAGGCTGGCAGTGTTCATAATGGCATAGGCATTGTGAAATTAATGGGTCGCTATAGTG GATTCATTGCAATGTATGCTACTCTTGCAAGTCGCGATGTT GACTGCTGCTTAATACCAGAATCACCATTTTATCTGGAAGGGCCTGGTGGTCTTTATGAATATATGGAGAAACGGCTTAAAGAAAATGGGCACATGGTTATTGTTGTTGCTGAAGGTGCAGGGCAAGATCTTATTGAAGAAAGCATGAAGGCAATGAACCATCAGGATGCTTCTGGAAACAAGCTTCTCCTTGATGTCGGACTATGGTTATCTCAGGGGATAAAG AATTACTTTGCAAGCAGTACAAAAACGGAAATAAACCTGAAATATATAG ATCCCACATACATGATTCGTGCAATTCCAAGCAATGCTTCTGATAATGTCTACTGCACGCTCCTAGCACACAGTGCGGTACATGGAGCTATGGCTGGATACACAGGCTTCACTGCTGGCTTGGTTAATGGAAGACACACATACATTCCTTTTGAG AGGGTGACAGAAACACGAAACAAGGTAGTCATAACTGATAGAATGTGGGCAAGGCTGCTGTCTTCGACCAATCAACCAAGCTTTTTGAGCTCTAAAGATGTTGAGGAAGCAAACACAGCGGAGGTGCAAGTGAAGCAGACGGAGGAGCAACCGAAGAAGACGGAGGATGAGGAAAAGGTCACGGGCAATGGTTCCATCTGA